In Desulfosudis oleivorans Hxd3, the DNA window TTGACGAACAAGCGAATGCCTGTATTAACTTAATTCGCAAAAATACAGGAGCAAAATGGGCAACCCACATTCGTATGCTTGGCCCTAATGGAGCAACAAGATATATGCTCATGCATCTGACCAATCACGATTCAGGTAGAAACCTTATGAAAGATTGTGTCTGGAAAGCCTGCCCAGAAAACGGATACTATGCCAGAGCAAAAGACGACCCAAAGCAACAGTTCCTCATAAGACCTGAGCCAGATCTGAAACCCCTTGAGGACTGGGTTATCAAGATTCTTTCTTCCGGCCCGACAAAATGGAAAGACCTGCTAGAACAAAATCTTTCGGAAATATGGAGAGACACACATCTCAACAAAGTCATTAAACAATGTCGTAAGTCGGGACGAATTGGTGCCAGAAACTACGAAGGCAGATTTGCACTGACCAACAATCCAGAATTATTTATATATAAGAGGGGCTTTTTTCAATGAAAAGCAAAATTGAATGGACTGAATCCACTTGGAACCCTTTCACCGGATGCACAAAGATAAGCTCCGGTTGCCAGAATTGCTATGCAGAAAAAATGGCCCGTAGGCTTAAGGCGATGGGAAACCCAAAATATAAGAATGGATTCAAGTTCACAATTCATAGGGAGCTGTTTGAATTTCCACAACAACACAGAAAGCCGCTTACCATCTTCGTCAACTCGATGAGTGATACTTTTCACGAAAAGGCAGATGATGATGTTGTTGTTTCGCTCTTCGATTCAATGGCAAAAGCACCCTGGCACACATTCCAAGTATTAACCAAAAGGTCTATGCGGGCGAAAGACATCGCCGCTCAAATTGAATGGGCCAAAAACGTATGGCTTGGTGTTACTGTTGAATCAACAGAAAACCTATTCCGATTGGACCATCTTAAGGATATTCCTGCGGCAGTGAGGTTTTTATCATTGGAACCACTTCTCGGTCCATTACCCAATTTGGATCTTAATGGAATAGACTGGGTTATCGTCGGCGGCGAGTCAGGGCCAAAATCACGCCCGATGGAAGAAGATTGGGTGCTCGAGATTAAAGAACTCTGTCTCCAAGCTAAAGTACCATTCTTCTTTAAACAATGGGGCGGTATAAACAAAAAGCGAGCGGGTAGGTTGCTTGAAAACCGAACATGGAATAACTATCCAAGAACAAACCGAAAAATTTATCGTGGTCATAGAACTCAACTTGTTTAAATTTATCGCCACAGGCACCTAGTGTATGAGGCTAGAAC includes these proteins:
- a CDS encoding DUF5131 family protein — its product is MKSKIEWTESTWNPFTGCTKISSGCQNCYAEKMARRLKAMGNPKYKNGFKFTIHRELFEFPQQHRKPLTIFVNSMSDTFHEKADDDVVVSLFDSMAKAPWHTFQVLTKRSMRAKDIAAQIEWAKNVWLGVTVESTENLFRLDHLKDIPAAVRFLSLEPLLGPLPNLDLNGIDWVIVGGESGPKSRPMEEDWVLEIKELCLQAKVPFFFKQWGGINKKRAGRLLENRTWNNYPRTNRKIYRGHRTQLV